The following are from one region of the Candidatus Dadabacteria bacterium genome:
- a CDS encoding prolipoprotein diacylglyceryl transferase, translating to MFPELLRIGDFHITSFGAMVAVSFLVAFWVSGMEFERKGISRRLHEHIFLASILGGILGAKFLFLIENVPLSDLLSYPKHYLLLRGGLTFYGGLFLALFAAFVVTKKHKESFWKVLDATAPALAIAYATGRVGCLLVGDDYGIPSTLPWAMPFPKGSPPTLEAVHPTQIYETIVMSLVFVALWKIRKKERPIGWLASIYLVLAGLERFSVEFIRNTTESPISGLSVAQIMAFFLILIGVLKYMSIRKRGESS from the coding sequence ATGTTTCCCGAGCTTCTCAGAATAGGCGATTTTCATATTACATCCTTCGGGGCGATGGTCGCCGTCTCTTTTCTTGTCGCTTTCTGGGTTTCCGGGATGGAATTTGAGAGGAAAGGAATATCCAGACGACTTCATGAACACATTTTTCTCGCCTCTATCCTTGGAGGCATATTGGGTGCCAAGTTCCTTTTCCTGATCGAGAATGTTCCCTTAAGCGATCTTCTTTCCTACCCCAAGCATTATCTGCTTCTACGGGGTGGCCTTACTTTCTACGGGGGGCTTTTTTTGGCTCTCTTTGCAGCTTTCGTAGTAACAAAAAAGCACAAGGAAAGCTTCTGGAAGGTTCTTGACGCCACCGCCCCGGCGCTCGCAATAGCCTACGCGACGGGAAGGGTCGGCTGTCTTCTAGTTGGAGACGATTACGGAATCCCCTCCACACTTCCCTGGGCTATGCCGTTTCCTAAGGGTTCCCCCCCAACACTTGAAGCGGTTCATCCGACTCAGATTTATGAAACGATAGTAATGTCGCTTGTGTTCGTAGCGCTGTGGAAAATTAGGAAGAAAGAAAGACCCATCGGGTGGCTTGCGAGCATATACCTTGTGCTCGCAGGTCTTGAAAGATTCTCAGTCGAGTTCATAAGAAATACCACTGAGAGCCCTATATCCGGCTTGTCGGTAGCGCAAATAATGGCATTTTTTCTGATTCTTATCGGAGTGCTTAAATATATGTCCATTCGCAAACGCGGTGAGTCATCTTGA
- the lnt gene encoding apolipoprotein N-acyltransferase: protein MSHLELVISPLHMRRIRITKPTGSQILAAGSGILFSVSLFSSALGILGWICFVPLLVALQGKSASRSLRLGMISGTSMNLVSLYWLVGTLTRFGEIPLLASIAAVFIFCVYSSLQFGIFTWYISRLGLCRGKSVANALMISFAWVVAEFFFPVLFPYGIGVSQSYYPTVIQVVDTLGVNFLGFLMFFANVSVFYLLDDMQQRRKPVFAPPVISIAVIAIVLGYGTFRIDEIEELLETEPRVEIAMVQANFDYAEKNLDNEPIITEKHREMSREFTEVDIVIWPETSVQHWFPKEESVYRIDYQRNVVPTGHTAHFLIGGLSFIQDPALLEDGWDEEDHRKYNTAFLVDPQSNILGQYSKTRLFLLGEYFPWINEELKFLKRVFPMIGDLTPGEGPKVLEVPGKNLRIGPLICYEDIMAELSRNYVKTGANLLVNLTNDAWFGRSVAPHQHLLLSIPRAVETRRYLVRSTNSGISAIVSPTGEIEARTDIFTTENLKGEVVLIDSLETLYTRVGDIFAWVALAMTALFAAKKYLGRKYAD, encoded by the coding sequence GTGAGTCATCTTGAACTCGTAATTTCGCCGCTACACATGAGAAGAATCCGGATAACCAAGCCGACCGGGAGCCAGATCTTGGCCGCCGGGTCGGGAATACTTTTTTCCGTATCCCTTTTTTCAAGCGCGTTAGGCATACTGGGCTGGATATGCTTTGTCCCGCTGCTCGTGGCACTTCAGGGAAAAAGTGCCTCTCGGTCCCTCCGACTGGGCATGATATCCGGGACATCCATGAATCTCGTCTCGCTCTACTGGCTTGTAGGAACCCTGACCAGATTCGGGGAAATACCTCTGCTCGCGAGCATCGCGGCCGTATTTATTTTCTGCGTCTACTCATCGCTTCAGTTCGGAATTTTCACCTGGTATATCTCAAGACTTGGACTCTGCCGTGGGAAAAGCGTCGCAAACGCACTTATGATCTCCTTTGCATGGGTGGTTGCGGAATTTTTCTTCCCGGTTCTTTTCCCCTACGGAATAGGAGTCTCCCAAAGCTACTATCCGACGGTAATACAAGTGGTTGATACGCTTGGGGTGAACTTTCTCGGGTTTTTGATGTTTTTTGCAAACGTATCAGTTTTCTACCTCTTAGACGATATGCAGCAAAGAAGAAAACCGGTGTTCGCTCCCCCGGTAATCTCGATCGCCGTAATTGCAATTGTGCTCGGCTACGGAACTTTCAGAATAGACGAAATAGAGGAGCTTCTTGAGACAGAACCCCGGGTGGAAATCGCAATGGTTCAGGCAAATTTTGATTACGCGGAAAAAAACCTCGACAACGAGCCGATTATAACGGAAAAACACAGGGAGATGTCGCGGGAGTTCACGGAGGTGGATATTGTGATCTGGCCGGAAACATCGGTTCAGCACTGGTTCCCCAAAGAAGAGTCTGTGTACAGAATAGATTACCAAAGAAATGTAGTGCCGACGGGACACACAGCACACTTCCTTATAGGGGGACTCTCCTTTATCCAAGACCCTGCCCTCCTCGAAGACGGCTGGGACGAGGAGGATCACAGAAAATACAACACGGCTTTTTTAGTTGATCCCCAAAGCAATATCCTTGGGCAATACAGCAAGACCCGGCTTTTTCTACTGGGCGAATATTTCCCCTGGATAAATGAGGAACTAAAGTTCTTGAAAAGGGTCTTTCCTATGATCGGTGATCTCACCCCTGGAGAGGGGCCCAAGGTGCTTGAGGTTCCCGGAAAGAACTTAAGAATAGGACCCCTTATATGTTATGAGGACATAATGGCCGAACTCTCGAGAAACTACGTGAAAACGGGAGCCAACCTGCTCGTGAATCTTACAAACGATGCGTGGTTCGGAAGGAGCGTAGCTCCCCACCAGCACTTGCTTCTTTCAATTCCAAGGGCGGTTGAAACACGCCGCTACCTAGTGAGATCAACAAACAGCGGTATAAGCGCGATAGTATCTCCGACCGGGGAGATCGAGGCCCGCACGGATATATTCACCACGGAGAATCTGAAGGGAGAAGTGGTTCTGATCGATTCGCTTGAAACTCTCTACACGAGGGTGGGGGATATATTCGCGTGGGTAGCATTGGCCATGACCGCGCTTTTCGCCGCGAAGAAATACCTAGGAAGAAAATATGCTGACTAG